The Paenibacillus thermoaerophilus DNA window CCTCCATCTCCAGATGTTTTTGCAGCTTCGCTCTGAGCTTTTGTTTGGCTCGGTATATCCTGGACTTCAACGTCCCGACGCTGATGCCGACGGCTTTCGAAATTTCTTCGTCTTTGCAGTTGTGGATGAATTTCAAGATCAGGATGGCGTTGGTTTGCGCATCCAGCTTACCGATCTCCGCCCAAAGCACGCCGTTCAACCATCCCGCTTCCACTCCGTCCTCAACCGAAGGCGCCGATTCGGCATGGGAACGGAAGATTTCATCGTTGACTTCGACCGGAATGATCTTTCTGTTGCGGCGATACATATCGATGGCCGTGTTGGTCGCGATTTTGCCCAGCCAGGCTCCCATTTTATCCATATCGTCCATGGTGTCCAGATTCTTGAATGCCTTCAAAAAAGTCTCTTGCGCGATGTCTTTCGCCATCTCCTGGTCCTTGGTCATGTAAAACGCCGTCTTGTATACCTGGTGGAAAAACATCTCATAGATGGCTGCTTCCCGATTGGCGTATGTTTTCTTGGGAAAAATCATCAATGCCCCCCTCCCCTTGTCGCCGGTTGCGCAGCAACATCCTACATTGTACCAAAAATGTACATTTAATCCTACCGTCCCAATAGAACCCTTTGTTAAAAAATTCCCGGAAACCGGAAAAATTGGTTATCATGCCTGATTCCGGTTGACACCGCTTCCCGGCGGATGATAAAGTGGCAATAGATTTGAGCGAAGGGGGAGTTTATCCATGCACCACGACATGTATGCGGCGGTCATGCTTGCGCATGGCGGATCGTACGGTCATCATGGACGCAACCCATTCGCTCGGCGTCCGTCACGGGGGTGACGGCTCGGTAACGGCACGCAGGCGCATGGGTACGCTTCCGTATTCATGTGCCTTTAGAAGTTCGCGGTTCGCGGGGGAGGCTGCCCGCGAGCGCGAAAATCCCGGCAGCGAAGCTGTCCGGGCTGTTCGGAAGGCATATCGCTTGGGCGGTATGCCTTTTGTTGTTGCGGCGTCTGCATGGGGAGAGGGGTATAGCGCATGTTTGTCGTGTTAAAAAAACTGGCGTGGTTTTTCCGCGAGCACTGGAAGCGGTATACGGTCGCCATTCTGCTGCTTGTGATCGTCGGCATCATCGATATTGTTCCGCCCTGGCTGATCGGAGTGGCCGTGGACGGCATTCATCAAGGCACGCTGACGGGTGGCAAGCTCGCCGGGCTGTTCGTCTTCTGGGTCGGGCTGGCCCTCGCGAGTTACGTCTTGTCGTACATCTGGCATTATCAATTATTCGGAGGGTCGTTCCTGCTGGAACGGACGCTGCGGACTCGGCTGATGCGGCATTTCCTGCGCATGTCGCCGACCTTCTACGAACGCAACCGAACCGGCGACCTGATGGCGCGGGCCACCAACGATCTGCGGGCCGTATCCGCGACGGCGGGCTTCGGCATCCTGACGCTGATCGACTCGACGCTGTTCATGCTGGCGATCCTGATCGTCATGGCGGGTGTCATCAGCTGGAAGCTGACGCTGGCCTCGATCCTGCCTCTGCCGATCCTGGCGCTGGCGATGAAGCACTTCGGCGGCAAAATTCACAACCGGTTCATGCAGGCGCAGGATGCGTTCGGCCGGATGAACGACCGGGTGCTGGAGTCGATCGCGGGCGTGCGGGTCGTGCGGGCGTTCGTGCAGGAGGAAGCCGACAAGCGGCGGTTCAGCGACATGACCGACGATGTGCTTCGCAAAAATATCGAAGTGGCCCGGGTCGATTCGCTGTTTGAACCGACGGTGAAAATTTTGGTCGGCCTCAGCTACCTGATCGGCCTCGGCTACGGCGGCGCGCTGGTGTTCAGCAGCGAGATTACGCTGGGCCAGCTTGTATCGTTTAATGTGTTCCTCGGCATGCTGATCTGGCCGATGTTCGCGATCGGCGAGTTGATCAATATGATGCAGCGGGGCAATGCCTCGCTCGACCGGATCCAGGAGACGCTCGGCGTGAAACCCGATGTCCGCGAGGCGGAGAAGCCGGCCGACGTCGCGGTTCCGGAGACGATCGAATTCCGCGGACTGACGTTCCGCTATCCGTCGTCGCCGATCGACAATCTCGTGGGGATCACGTTCGCCGTCCGCCGGGGGCAGACGATCGGAATCGTCGGGCGGACGGGCAGCGGCAAGACGACGCTGCTCAAGCAGTTGCTGCGGGAGTATCCGCTCGGACAGGGCGGGCTGCTCGTGAACGGGGTGCCGATCGACCGGATTGCGCTGAAGCGCGTACGCGGCTGGATCGGCTATGTGCCGCAGAATCCGATCCTGTTCAGCCGGACGATCCGGGAGAACATTCTGTTCGGCGCCCATGACGGCGATGAGGCGGCGCTTGAACGCGCGCTGGAGCTCGCGTCGTTCCGCAAGGATCTCGAATTTCTGCCGGACGGCCTGAATACGCTGGTCGGGGAGAAGGGCGTCGCCCTCTCCGGCGGACAGAAGCAGCGCGTCAGCATCGCCCGGGCGCTGATCGCCGATCCGGAGATTCTCATCCTCGACGACTCGCTGTCGGCGGTCGATGCGAAGACGGAAGCGGAGATCGTCGCCCATATCCGCCGTGAGCGCGCGGGCAAGACGACGCTGATCACGACGCACCGCATGTCAGCCGTGCAGCACGCGGATTGGATTCTCGTGCTGGACGAAGGCCGCATAACGGAGCAGGGCACGCACGAGCAGCTGCTGGCGCTGGGCGGCTGGTATAAGGAGCAGTACGACCGGCAGCAGTTGGTGGAAGCGGTGGAATCGCCGTAGCGGATCGGATTCGGGAGAGGAGTGAAGACGGAGAATGACGACGGAACGACGGTTATGGCAATACGCCATGTTATACAAAAAACCGATCGTCTGGGCGCTGGTGCTGCTGGCCTTGTCGGTCTGCGCGGAGATGGCGGGGCCGTTCCTGGCGAAGCGCATGATCGACCAGAATATATTGGGTATCGAGAAGCCGTGGTACGAGGTCCGGGAAGGCGCGGAGGAAGACAAGTATGCGGTGGCTTACGGAGACGCCTTCTACAAACGGGAGGACCGCTGGGCCGAGGGAGAAACCCGGGGACGCGAGGTTCGCGTGCTGCAGGTCGGCCGCGACTATTATTTTGTAGGGGAGCCGGTGGCTTCCACGGACGGCGAGCGCAGCATCCGGGACGGCGGCTTCCTTACGATCGCCAAGGACGGGCAGAGCGCCTCGTATCCGGCGGCGAAGCTGTCCCGGGGCGAACTGCTGGCGTTTTTCAAGCCGGAAATCGGCGGGATGATGACGCTCGCGGCCGCTTATTTCGGACTGCTGGCGGTGGGGGCGGCGTTCGCGTACGGTCAGCGCTACCTGCTGCAGGTAAGCGCCAACCGGATTATCCGGCGGATGCGCGACGACGTGTTCGCCCATATCCAGCGTCTGCCGGTCCACTACTTCGACAATATGCCGGCGGGCAAGGTCGTCTCGCGCGTCACCAACGACACGGAGGCGGTCCGGGAGCTGTACGTGGCGGTGCTGGCGAATTTCTTCGCCGGGGTCGTCTATATCGCGGCCATCCTGGGGGCATTGTTCCTGCTGGATAAACGGCTGGCGCTGATCGCCCTGCCGATGGTGCCGATTCTGTACGTGTGGATTGTCGTCTACCGGAAGATCGCCGGCAGATACAACAAGGTGATCCGGTCGCGGCTCAGCGACATCAACGCGATGATCAACGAGTCGATCCAGGGCATGCCGATCATTCAGGCGTTCCGCCGGGAGAAGACGACGGAGGCGGAGTTCGGGGAGCTGAACGAGGACTTTTTCAAATACCAGAACAAGCTTCTCAATCTTAACTCCATCACCTCGCACAATCTGGTCAATCTGATCCGGAACGTGCTCTTCCTGACGGTCGTCTGGCTGTTCGCGGGCGGCTGGCTGGGCGCGTACGTGACGGTTGGCGTGCTGTTCGCCTTCATCGACTATATGAACCGGATGATGAATCCGATCGTCGGGATCGTCAACCAGCTGTCCAATCTGGAGACGGCGCGGGTGTCCGCCGGACGGGTGTTCGAGCTGCTGGACCAGCCCGGCGCGGAAGTGGCCGACAGCAGCCGCCCGAGGTTCCGGGGAGACGTGTCGTTCGAGAACGTGTGGTTTGCGTACAAGGAAGGCGAAGATGTGTTGCGGGGTATTACGTTCCATGCGAAGCAGGGACAGACGGTCGCGCTTGTCGGCCACACCGGCTCGGGCAAAAGCTCGATCTTGAATCTGCTGTTCCGCTTCTACGATACGGACCGGGGCGTGATCTCCATCGACGGCGAGGATGTGCGCACGATCCCGAGGCAGCAATTGCGCAAGCATATGGGCATCGTGCTGCAGGACCCGTTCCTGTTCACGGGCACGATCGCGTCCAACGTCAGTCTGGGCGATCCGTCCATCACGCGGGAGAAGGTGGAGCAAGCGCTGAAAGACGTCGGCGCGTACGACATGTTCATGAACCTGCCGGGCGGCCTCGACGAACCCGTCGTGGAGAAGGGCGCGACGCTCTCGGCCGGACAGCGGCAACTGATCTCGTTCGCCAGGGCGCTGGCGTTCGACCCGGCGATTCTGATTCTGGACGAAGCGACGTCCAGCATCGACACGGAGACGGAGGCGGTCATCCAGTCGGCGCTCGATGTTCTGAAGCGCGGCCGCACGACGTTTGTCATCGCGCATCGGCTGTCGACGATCCGCGCGGCGGATCAGATTCTCGTGCTGGACCGCGGCCGCATCGTCGAGCGCGGCAACCACGACGAGCTGATGGCGTACGGCGGCAAGTATTACGCCATGTACCAATTGCAGCAGGGCGGGGCGGAATTTTCGCGCGCGTCGGCGCGGCAGGAGGCGCGCCTCGCCGAAGCCGAAGCCGGCGCCGGCACCGACTGAGGGGAAGCCCGGGCGGATCGTTGGCGAGGCGTGACGCGGGTGGCGGGCTGTGGCGCCTCGCGCTTATTGGCGTGTGCGAGGAGGCCGGCGGGGCGGCGCTCCGGCGGCTTCGGACCCGAAAGCGGCACAAGGACTCTCACGATCCAGGAATCGGAGAGCCCTTGTGCCGCTTTTTGCCGCCGCAGCCGCGGGGCTTTTTGCGCCACGGGCGGTAGCCCTTGAGTCCGGGCCGCGTTGACAGGGGCGCGTTTGCAGTCGCGCCGATTCGGACCGGCGGCGGACGTACGGTCGGGGGATGGAACCGGACCTTGCGACAAACGGCTGTCGCCCGTTCGGCGAACAAGGCGACAGCCGTCTTCATGCGGTAAGGATGAAGGAAGCGGGAGGGCCCGTATTCCGCGAAGAGACGGAAGACCGTCCGCTTACTTTCCGGTGCCTTTTTGTTTGTTCGGAAGCTGCTTGCCGGGGTTGCCGCTGCCGCTTGCGGCCTTGTTTTTCTCCGCTTTCTGCTGCGTGTCGTGCAGCTTCGCGACGAATTCGCCGGTATCGGACATCTCGCATCACCCCCTCTCCGGCGGGATGCCGTTAAGGTGTCCGGAACGGAGGCGGATTATTTTCGGGGAGAGGGACAGGTTGACAGAAGAAAACGCGGTAACTATAATAGCCCCAATTTGATTTTGGCAGGCTGCGGATTGCAGCCGTGAATGGATGGTCATCATGAAAACGCACTCCAACTCCGCCGCAGCGGGAGGCGCCGCCATCGGCAGGTCGCACCGGTTGCGGCTCGCCTTGATCCTGGGCTCGTTGTCCGCGTTCGGTCCGCTGTCGCTGGATATGTATCTGCCGGCGCTTCCGGCCATGGCCGGCGATCTGCACACCCGCGCGTCCATGGTGCAGCTTAGCTTGACCGCATGTTTGCTCGGCTTGTCGCTTGGCCAATTGTTCGCCGGGCCGATCAGCGACGTGCGCGGAAGGCGGGGACCGCTGCTTGCCGGGCTCGCGGTATATGCGCTGACATCTCTGCTCTGCATGATCGCCCCCAATATCGAGACGCTTGTCGCGCTTCGTTTCGTGCAGGGGGCGGCAGGCGCGGCAGGCATCGTGCTCTCGCGGGCGATCGTCCGGGATCTGTACAGCGGGAGCGAGATGACGCGGTTTTTCTCCACGCTGATGCTGATTAACGGCGCCGCTCCGATCCTGGCGCCGATCTTCGGCGGGCAACTGCTCAAGTTCGCGCCCTGGCCGGGCGTGTTCCTCGCGCTGGCCCTGATCGGCCTGGCGATGCTGGCCGCCGTATGGTCCGGCCTGCCGGAGACGCTGCCCGCGGACCGGCGCCGCCGGGGCGGCTTGCGTGAGACGTTCGGCACGTTCCGCCGCTTGGCCGCCGACCGGCTGTTCATCGGCGTGGCGCTGACGCAGGGACTGGTGACGGCGGCGATGTTCGCCTACATCTCCGGCTCGCCGTTCGTCCTGCAGAACGTCCACGGCGTCTCGGAGCAGACGTTCAGCCTCATCTTCGCCGCGAACGGACTGGGCATCATCGCCGCCGGACAGTTGGCGGGACGGCTCGCCGGCCGCGTGCCGGAGCAGCGGCTGCTGCTTGCCGGCCTGACGTCCGCCGCCCTGGGAGGGTTCGTGCTGCTTGGCGTCACGATTGCGGGAGGCGGACTCGCGTTCGTGCTGCCCGCGCTGTTTCTCGTCGTCGCCAGCGTCGGCATGGTCAGCGCGGCCGGCACCTCTCTCGCGATGCAGAGGCAGGGCCGGTCCGCCGGGAGCGCGTCGGCGCTGCTGGGCGTGCTGTCGTTTGTGTTCGGCGGGGCCGTATCGCCGCTTGTCGGCTTGGGCGGCAGCGAGGCCGATCTGCCGATGGCGGTCGCAATCGCGGCGGCCGAACTCGGCGCGATAATCTGCTACGCGCTGCTGGTCCGTTCGCATGAGGCCCGATGACTGCGGAGGGACGGCTCCCATAAGGGCGTCATCGGCAACGCCGTCTCATCGGGAGGCGCTTGTCCGATGGAGCGACGGCTATAAAAGCGGGGCCCCAAATTCGCCGTATCGGCAAAAAAGCCCGGATCTCCTGAACAGGAAATCCGGGCTTCACGGCTTGCGCCGGTTGGGGCCAAGTGATATGATGAAAGTTAAGGTTTAACCAGAAATACCAAAATAGACTATTTCCGTCCATTTTATACATTTATTATATCACCGTCTGGGGAACGTGTCAACACTCATTCATGTCAAGGAGGAAAATCGATGGACGATCGGTATACGGATGAAGCTTCCGGCTTTGAGCGCGAGCGGGTGCGCCGCGTTACGTCGTTGATCGACCGACGGCTGGCGGAATTGTCGCGACAGCTTGGCGACGTCAAGGAGCAAGTCGTCGAGATCCGCAAGCATTTCTGGGACGATGTGACGATCAACCTCGATCATATGGACGATGTGATCGAGACGCACACGACGCTGAAGCAGCAAGCCGAGCTGCTGGCCGAGCGCGAGCGCACGCACATGCATGCGAAGCGGCAGTACGACAAGCTGAGACGGCTTCGTCTGTCGCCGTATTTCGGCCGGATCGACTTCCGGGAGGACGGCTCGGACGAGACGCTGGCCGTCTATCTCGGTATCGGCTCGCTGGTCGACGAGGAGAGCGGCGGCGAATTTCTCATCTACGACTGGCGGGCCCCGATCTCCAGCCTTTATTACGATTATGGCCCGGGGCCTGCGTCCTACGAGACGCCGGCGGGGCTGATCCGGGGCGAGATGGAGCTGAAGCGGCAATTCGTCTTCCGGAACGGGGAACTGCAATACTGGTTCGACACGGGCGAGACGATCGGTGACGAGATTTTGCGGGAGGTGCTTGGGCAAGGCGCGGACGCGACGATGAAAAATATCGTGGCGACGATCCAGCGGGACCAGAACCGGATGATCCGGCACGATGCCGGGCGGATGCTGATCGTCTCCGGTCCGGCCGGCAGCGGCAAGACGTCGGCCGCCCTGCAGCGGGTCGCCTACCTGCTCTACAAGCACCGCGAGACGCTGAGCGCCGATCAGGTCGTGCTGTTTTCCCCCAATCCGCTGTTTAACCGGTATATCTCGACCGTGCTGCCGGAGCTGGGCGAGGAGAACATGCAGCAGACGACGCTGCAGGAGTACCTGGAGCATCGGCTGTCCCGCGTGTTCCGCGTCGAGAGCCCGTTCGACCAACTGGAGGACGTGTTGACGGCCCGGGACGGCGATCCCGCGCACGAGGCGCGGCAGCAAGGTATCCGATTTAAGGCGAGCGCCGATTTTTTGCGGCTGATCGAGGGGTATAAACGGCATTTGGAACGGCAAGGACTCGTCTTCCGCGCGTTGAAGCTGAAGGGGCGTACGCT harbors:
- a CDS encoding DUF4023 domain-containing protein, yielding MSDTGEFVAKLHDTQQKAEKNKAASGSGNPGKQLPNKQKGTGK
- a CDS encoding RNA polymerase sigma factor; translation: MIFPKKTYANREAAIYEMFFHQVYKTAFYMTKDQEMAKDIAQETFLKAFKNLDTMDDMDKMGAWLGKIATNTAIDMYRRNRKIIPVEVNDEIFRSHAESAPSVEDGVEAGWLNGVLWAEIGKLDAQTNAILILKFIHNCKDEEISKAVGISVGTLKSRIYRAKQKLRAKLQKHLEMEG
- a CDS encoding ABC transporter ATP-binding protein, whose product is MTTERRLWQYAMLYKKPIVWALVLLALSVCAEMAGPFLAKRMIDQNILGIEKPWYEVREGAEEDKYAVAYGDAFYKREDRWAEGETRGREVRVLQVGRDYYFVGEPVASTDGERSIRDGGFLTIAKDGQSASYPAAKLSRGELLAFFKPEIGGMMTLAAAYFGLLAVGAAFAYGQRYLLQVSANRIIRRMRDDVFAHIQRLPVHYFDNMPAGKVVSRVTNDTEAVRELYVAVLANFFAGVVYIAAILGALFLLDKRLALIALPMVPILYVWIVVYRKIAGRYNKVIRSRLSDINAMINESIQGMPIIQAFRREKTTEAEFGELNEDFFKYQNKLLNLNSITSHNLVNLIRNVLFLTVVWLFAGGWLGAYVTVGVLFAFIDYMNRMMNPIVGIVNQLSNLETARVSAGRVFELLDQPGAEVADSSRPRFRGDVSFENVWFAYKEGEDVLRGITFHAKQGQTVALVGHTGSGKSSILNLLFRFYDTDRGVISIDGEDVRTIPRQQLRKHMGIVLQDPFLFTGTIASNVSLGDPSITREKVEQALKDVGAYDMFMNLPGGLDEPVVEKGATLSAGQRQLISFARALAFDPAILILDEATSSIDTETEAVIQSALDVLKRGRTTFVIAHRLSTIRAADQILVLDRGRIVERGNHDELMAYGGKYYAMYQLQQGGAEFSRASARQEARLAEAEAGAGTD
- a CDS encoding multidrug effflux MFS transporter; the protein is MKTHSNSAAAGGAAIGRSHRLRLALILGSLSAFGPLSLDMYLPALPAMAGDLHTRASMVQLSLTACLLGLSLGQLFAGPISDVRGRRGPLLAGLAVYALTSLLCMIAPNIETLVALRFVQGAAGAAGIVLSRAIVRDLYSGSEMTRFFSTLMLINGAAPILAPIFGGQLLKFAPWPGVFLALALIGLAMLAAVWSGLPETLPADRRRRGGLRETFGTFRRLAADRLFIGVALTQGLVTAAMFAYISGSPFVLQNVHGVSEQTFSLIFAANGLGIIAAGQLAGRLAGRVPEQRLLLAGLTSAALGGFVLLGVTIAGGGLAFVLPALFLVVASVGMVSAAGTSLAMQRQGRSAGSASALLGVLSFVFGGAVSPLVGLGGSEADLPMAVAIAAAELGAIICYALLVRSHEAR
- a CDS encoding ABC transporter ATP-binding protein, which produces MFVVLKKLAWFFREHWKRYTVAILLLVIVGIIDIVPPWLIGVAVDGIHQGTLTGGKLAGLFVFWVGLALASYVLSYIWHYQLFGGSFLLERTLRTRLMRHFLRMSPTFYERNRTGDLMARATNDLRAVSATAGFGILTLIDSTLFMLAILIVMAGVISWKLTLASILPLPILALAMKHFGGKIHNRFMQAQDAFGRMNDRVLESIAGVRVVRAFVQEEADKRRFSDMTDDVLRKNIEVARVDSLFEPTVKILVGLSYLIGLGYGGALVFSSEITLGQLVSFNVFLGMLIWPMFAIGELINMMQRGNASLDRIQETLGVKPDVREAEKPADVAVPETIEFRGLTFRYPSSPIDNLVGITFAVRRGQTIGIVGRTGSGKTTLLKQLLREYPLGQGGLLVNGVPIDRIALKRVRGWIGYVPQNPILFSRTIRENILFGAHDGDEAALERALELASFRKDLEFLPDGLNTLVGEKGVALSGGQKQRVSIARALIADPEILILDDSLSAVDAKTEAEIVAHIRRERAGKTTLITTHRMSAVQHADWILVLDEGRITEQGTHEQLLALGGWYKEQYDRQQLVEAVESP